From a region of the Methanolobus tindarius DSM 2278 genome:
- a CDS encoding adenosylhomocysteinase codes for MNDTEMLESGNMKIDWVLNHMPVLNIIREQFAKEKPLAGHKVAMALHVEAKTAALVETLAIGGAEVAITGCNPLSTQDDVSMALHNKDNIQCFAKYDCCNEEYYEAIDKVLDFKPDITIDDGADLIFKLHTERTDLLPEILGGCEETTTGIHRLKAMERDGALKMPVIAVNDAMTKFLFDNRYGTGQSSWDGIMRTTNLLVAGKNVVIGGYGWCGKGAAMRAKGLGANVIVTEIDPIRALEARMDGNSVMPMKEAAKIGDIFLTTTGNRDILKKEDFEVINDGAILANAGHFNVEINLEDLKAMAGSVRTVRNNIKEYKIGEKRVYVLADGRLVNLAAGDGHPAEVMDMSFANQALCVRYIAENKLSDGVHAVPHELDIGVAEMKLMSMGISIDKLSDEQEAYMAGWETGT; via the coding sequence ATGAATGATACTGAAATGTTAGAATCCGGAAACATGAAAATTGACTGGGTTCTTAATCACATGCCTGTTCTCAATATCATCAGGGAACAGTTCGCAAAGGAAAAACCTCTTGCAGGTCACAAAGTTGCAATGGCACTTCACGTTGAGGCTAAGACAGCAGCACTTGTAGAAACACTTGCAATTGGCGGAGCTGAAGTCGCAATTACAGGATGCAATCCTCTGAGCACACAGGATGATGTTTCAATGGCTTTACACAACAAAGACAACATCCAGTGTTTTGCAAAGTATGACTGCTGCAATGAGGAATACTACGAAGCTATTGACAAGGTTCTTGACTTTAAACCTGACATCACAATTGATGATGGTGCTGACCTTATTTTCAAGCTTCATACAGAACGCACAGACCTTCTGCCTGAGATTCTTGGTGGCTGTGAGGAAACTACAACAGGTATTCACAGACTCAAAGCAATGGAACGTGATGGCGCTCTTAAGATGCCGGTTATTGCAGTAAATGATGCTATGACAAAGTTCCTCTTTGACAACAGATATGGAACCGGACAGTCCTCATGGGACGGTATCATGAGAACAACAAACCTCCTTGTAGCAGGAAAGAATGTTGTTATTGGCGGATATGGATGGTGTGGAAAAGGTGCTGCAATGCGAGCAAAGGGTCTTGGAGCAAACGTAATTGTAACCGAAATAGACCCGATAAGAGCACTTGAAGCACGTATGGATGGTAACAGTGTCATGCCTATGAAAGAGGCTGCAAAGATCGGAGATATATTCCTTACAACTACAGGCAACAGGGATATCCTGAAGAAAGAGGACTTTGAGGTTATAAACGACGGTGCAATTCTTGCAAATGCAGGTCACTTTAATGTTGAGATTAATCTGGAAGACCTTAAGGCAATGGCAGGTTCTGTTAGGACTGTAAGAAACAATATTAAGGAATATAAGATTGGTGAGAAACGTGTATACGTACTTGCTGACGGAAGACTTGTAAATCTTGCAGCTGGAGACGGCCACCCTGCAGAAGTTATGGATATGAGCTTTGCAAACCAGGCACTCTGTGTCAGATATATTGCAGAGAACAAGCTTTCTGACGGAGTGCACGCTGTACCTCATGAGCTTGATATTGGTGTTGCTGAAATGAAACTCATGTCAATGGGCATAAGTATTGACAAGCTTTCCGATGAACAGGAAGCGTACATGGCAGGCTGGGAGACCGGAACATAA
- a CDS encoding DNA-directed RNA polymerase subunit B'', whose translation MPRSFFTKDKIVQHHIDSYNKFLETGLQKIIDEQKIIETDLEDTYIKLGNIRVENPVVKEADGAIENLYPNEARLRNLSYSAPLYLQMSVVENDEEKEPQEAKIGQLPVMIKSNICNLTEIAEDEMVKYGEDPLDPGGYFIINGTERVVMTLEDLAPNKILTEFGERYGDTIEVSKVFSQRRGYRALVVVERGRKSLLEVSFPSISGRLNFITLMRALGVETDEELVKAVSTDPEIMKFMFENLEEAEVDNIEDAMEKIGSRVASGQARDYQIKRANYVIDRYLLPHLGNEPHDRAAKANFLGRMAESCFELALGRRNPDDKDHYSNKRLKLTGDLMEDLFRVAFNRLSRDIKYQLERANMRNRELNVITLVRADVLTDRLQHPLATGNWVGGRTGVSQLLDRTDYISTLSHLRRVISPLSRAQPHFEARDLHPTQWGRLCPSETPEGPNCGLVKNFAQMVELSTGTEEEKKIKNILYDLGVVKTVLNSSLKALPEYDEELDDYMEDIEVKATVPSEEEKPEPIGYTNYSESLDDMGGLLDE comes from the coding sequence ATCCCACGTTCGTTTTTCACGAAAGATAAGATCGTACAGCATCACATAGATTCCTATAACAAGTTTCTGGAGACAGGTCTTCAAAAGATCATCGATGAACAGAAGATCATCGAAACAGACCTTGAAGACACATACATCAAACTGGGCAATATCCGCGTTGAGAACCCCGTTGTCAAGGAAGCGGACGGAGCTATTGAAAACCTCTATCCAAACGAAGCAAGGCTTAGAAACCTTTCTTATTCCGCACCACTCTACCTTCAGATGAGTGTTGTAGAGAACGATGAAGAGAAAGAACCACAGGAAGCAAAGATAGGACAGCTTCCAGTCATGATCAAATCCAATATCTGTAACCTCACAGAGATTGCTGAGGACGAGATGGTAAAATACGGAGAAGATCCACTCGACCCGGGAGGATATTTCATTATCAACGGTACCGAGCGTGTGGTCATGACACTTGAAGACCTTGCTCCTAACAAGATCCTCACTGAATTCGGAGAGAGATACGGAGACACCATTGAGGTATCAAAGGTATTCTCACAGAGAAGAGGATACAGGGCACTCGTAGTTGTAGAGAGAGGTAGAAAATCACTTCTTGAAGTCTCATTCCCATCCATTTCAGGTCGTCTTAACTTTATCACACTTATGAGAGCACTCGGTGTGGAGACTGACGAGGAACTTGTAAAGGCAGTATCTACAGATCCTGAAATTATGAAGTTCATGTTCGAGAACCTTGAAGAAGCAGAGGTTGACAACATTGAAGATGCAATGGAGAAGATCGGTTCAAGAGTTGCATCAGGACAGGCAAGAGACTACCAGATCAAGCGTGCAAACTACGTGATTGACAGATACCTTTTACCACACCTTGGAAATGAGCCACATGACAGGGCAGCAAAGGCAAACTTCCTTGGAAGAATGGCTGAATCATGTTTTGAGCTGGCACTTGGAAGAAGGAATCCGGATGACAAGGACCATTACTCAAACAAGAGGTTGAAGCTTACTGGTGACCTTATGGAAGATCTGTTCAGGGTCGCATTCAACAGGCTCTCAAGAGACATAAAATACCAGCTTGAAAGAGCAAACATGAGAAACCGTGAGCTTAATGTTATCACACTTGTAAGAGCAGACGTACTTACAGACAGACTTCAGCACCCACTTGCAACAGGTAACTGGGTAGGCGGAAGAACCGGCGTATCACAGCTGCTTGACAGGACAGATTACATCTCAACCCTTTCTCACCTCAGACGTGTAATTTCCCCGCTTTCAAGGGCACAGCCGCACTTTGAGGCTCGTGACCTGCACCCGACACAGTGGGGCAGACTTTGTCCATCAGAGACTCCTGAAGGTCCTAACTGTGGTCTTGTGAAGAACTTTGCACAAATGGTAGAGCTTTCCACAGGCACCGAAGAAGAGAAGAAAATAAAGAACATTCTTTACGATCTTGGAGTTGTGAAAACAGTTCTTAATTCATCCCTTAAAGCACTTCCAGAGTATGATGAAGAACTTGATGACTATATGGAAGACATAGAAGTGAAAGCCACAGTGCCATCAGAAGAAGAAAAGCCAGAACCAATCGGGTACACGAACTATTCAGAATCATTAGATGACATGGGAGGACTTCTCGATGAATGA
- a CDS encoding DNA-directed RNA polymerase subunit H, producing the protein MRKFSLLDHQLIPKHEIMLEDELKSVLKQYAIEKEQLPKIKVVDPVIQEIGAQVGDVVKITRNSQTAGEAFYYRLVIA; encoded by the coding sequence TTGAGAAAATTTAGCCTGCTCGACCATCAGTTGATCCCTAAACATGAGATAATGTTGGAAGATGAACTTAAATCTGTTTTAAAGCAATATGCCATTGAGAAGGAACAATTACCTAAGATAAAGGTTGTTGATCCCGTTATTCAGGAAATTGGGGCACAGGTTGGAGATGTCGTTAAGATTACACGCAACAGTCAGACCGCCGGCGAAGCATTCTACTACCGACTAGTCATCGCTTAA